A section of the Halopiger aswanensis genome encodes:
- a CDS encoding DUF7344 domain-containing protein, which produces MTGDRDGPDCSPVPDDDRAARIDELLTALADARRRYVLYYLRDERRASLTETARQVAAWDSDRSPTAVRDETLEDIEIQLYHIHLPMLEEADILEYDDRSEQLVFRDPPSLVECCLDQCLDDDLEG; this is translated from the coding sequence ATGACTGGCGACCGCGACGGCCCCGATTGCAGTCCGGTGCCGGATGACGATCGTGCGGCGCGAATCGACGAGCTCCTTACCGCGCTCGCCGACGCCCGTCGGCGGTACGTGCTCTACTATCTGCGGGACGAGCGGCGGGCATCGCTCACCGAGACGGCCCGTCAGGTGGCGGCGTGGGACAGCGATCGCTCGCCGACCGCCGTCCGAGACGAGACCCTCGAAGACATCGAGATTCAGTTGTATCACATCCATCTGCCGATGCTGGAGGAGGCGGATATCCTCGAGTACGACGACCGGTCCGAACAACTCGTCTTTCGCGATCCGCCGTCGCTCGTCGAGTGCTGTCTCGATCAGTGTCTCGACGACGACCTCGAGGGGTGA
- a CDS encoding NAD(P)/FAD-dependent oxidoreductase produces MTKIGIVGAGAAAAAATYVLEETLPDATVTVLEKSGGVCGRAATRRRDDIVYDYGANYVKDDDERVTDLLTTTLGTDGLVDITDPVWTFDRDGDVSEGRDADEHKWTYRAGLTQIAKRLFARTDADVHRRTRVERLIRDAGGDENSDEAAGWRLEDADGEEWGPFDTLLLNPPAPQTADLLRSAEWDADELRETLVDAISGVPYRTIWTAVLHYPFELEHPYYALVNTDKEHEVGWIAREECKPGHVPDGESLLIVQANHEWSVQHYDDPPEDNCAALARIAADVLDDERLTDPDWTDHQGWRYALPEDGVPTGPLRSAEAEGLYCLGDWVAGEGRLHAALRSGLEVGERIALER; encoded by the coding sequence ATGACCAAAATCGGTATCGTCGGCGCCGGCGCGGCCGCCGCGGCCGCAACATACGTGCTCGAGGAGACCCTGCCCGACGCGACGGTGACGGTGCTCGAGAAGTCCGGCGGCGTCTGCGGCCGCGCGGCGACGAGACGCCGCGACGACATCGTCTACGATTACGGCGCGAACTACGTCAAAGACGACGACGAGCGCGTCACCGATCTGCTGACGACAACCCTCGGGACCGACGGATTGGTCGATATCACCGATCCCGTCTGGACCTTCGATCGCGACGGCGACGTCTCGGAAGGGCGCGACGCCGACGAGCACAAGTGGACGTATCGGGCGGGACTGACCCAGATCGCCAAGCGACTGTTCGCTCGCACGGACGCCGACGTCCACCGCAGGACGCGGGTCGAACGGTTGATCCGCGATGCCGGCGGCGATGAAAACAGTGACGAAGCGGCCGGCTGGCGCCTCGAGGACGCCGACGGCGAGGAGTGGGGCCCCTTCGATACGCTCCTCCTGAACCCGCCGGCCCCCCAGACCGCCGATCTCCTGCGGTCGGCCGAGTGGGACGCCGACGAACTCCGCGAGACGCTCGTCGACGCCATCTCGGGGGTTCCCTACCGGACGATCTGGACCGCCGTCCTCCACTACCCGTTCGAACTCGAGCACCCCTACTACGCGCTGGTCAACACGGACAAAGAGCACGAGGTCGGCTGGATCGCCCGCGAAGAGTGCAAGCCGGGCCACGTCCCCGACGGCGAGTCGCTACTGATCGTCCAGGCCAACCACGAGTGGTCGGTCCAGCACTACGACGACCCGCCCGAGGACAACTGCGCGGCACTCGCCCGGATCGCCGCGGACGTACTCGACGACGAGCGGCTGACCGATCCCGACTGGACCGACCACCAGGGCTGGCGCTACGCGCTGCCCGAGGACGGCGTCCCGACCGGCCCGCTCCGGAGCGCGGAGGCCGAGGGACTGTACTGTCTCGGCGACTGGGTCGCCGGCGAGGGACGGCTCCATGCCGCGCTTCGATCCGGCCTCGAGGTCGGCGAGCGGATCGCGCTCGAGCGGTAG
- a CDS encoding ABC transporter permease encodes MGIADLLWRFPSAQMAWRNLGRNRVRTALAALGIVIGVVAIASLGITGVALQQQASSNLDDLTNEVTVSSGEDSDTAGVTADRVRRIRGIADDATVVPEYSNRTTLTSRSGQEEIVSVTGVTQASAQYNVSAGEEPDRLQSGALLTESTATKLGLDLGDPVTYDGQLYRIRGLIESDQGFGLTGGGELVLPEAALADQGNYNSVTIVAEDGDAATEIAATLNERFNTEENEELRVSSYGYAQENIGSFMNTLNLALLGIGSISLIVASVAILNVMLMSTIERRGEIGVLRAVGIRRGEVLRMILAEAGFLGAIGGLIGALVSLAIGFVIFRTIVGDAMLVFDWLSLRYLIYGFGFAVVASVLSGLYPAWKAANDRPVEALRG; translated from the coding sequence ATGGGGATCGCGGATCTGCTATGGCGGTTTCCGAGCGCCCAGATGGCGTGGCGCAACCTCGGCCGTAACCGCGTCCGGACGGCGCTGGCGGCGCTGGGAATCGTCATCGGCGTCGTTGCCATTGCGTCGCTGGGTATCACCGGTGTGGCTCTCCAGCAACAGGCCTCGTCGAATCTTGACGACCTCACGAACGAGGTGACGGTGTCATCCGGTGAAGATAGCGATACAGCCGGCGTCACCGCCGATCGGGTGAGACGCATCCGCGGGATCGCCGACGACGCCACCGTGGTACCGGAGTACTCCAATCGGACGACGCTCACATCACGAAGTGGGCAGGAAGAGATAGTCTCCGTCACCGGGGTGACCCAGGCCAGCGCGCAGTACAACGTGTCGGCGGGCGAGGAACCGGACCGGCTCCAGTCGGGCGCCCTGCTCACAGAGAGCACGGCTACCAAACTGGGGCTCGATCTCGGCGATCCCGTCACGTACGACGGACAACTCTACCGCATCCGCGGCCTCATCGAGTCCGATCAAGGGTTCGGACTCACGGGAGGCGGCGAACTCGTCCTGCCGGAGGCGGCGCTGGCCGACCAGGGAAACTATAACTCGGTCACAATCGTGGCCGAGGACGGTGACGCGGCGACCGAGATCGCCGCCACCCTCAACGAGCGCTTCAACACCGAGGAGAACGAAGAGTTGAGGGTCTCAAGCTACGGGTACGCCCAGGAAAACATCGGGTCGTTCATGAACACCCTCAACCTCGCGCTGCTCGGCATCGGCTCGATCTCGCTGATCGTCGCGAGCGTGGCCATCCTCAACGTAATGCTGATGAGCACGATCGAACGGCGCGGCGAGATCGGCGTGCTCCGGGCGGTCGGCATTCGCCGCGGCGAGGTGCTCCGCATGATCCTGGCCGAAGCCGGTTTCCTCGGCGCGATCGGCGGCCTGATCGGTGCACTCGTGTCGTTGGCCATCGGATTCGTTATCTTCCGAACGATCGTGGGGGACGCGATGCTCGTCTTCGACTGGCTGAGCCTGCGATATCTGATTTACGGCTTCGGCTTCGCCGTCGTTGCGAGCGTCCTGAGTGGCCTCTATCCGGCTTGGAAGGCAGCGAACGACCGACCGGTCGAGGCGCTGCGCGGATAG
- a CDS encoding ABC transporter ATP-binding protein yields the protein MSVIELERVVKRYRSGEQTVEALKGIDFSAARGEMVTIIGPSGSGKSTLLNMIGLLDTPTEGTVRLNDRVVTDFTIDELTEERRSGIGFVFQDFHLLPMLTALENVELPSMWNTSVDRCDRARDLLERVGLGDRLEHTPEQLSGGQRQRVAIARALINEPEILLADEPTGNLDQDTGRTILEEMTRLKEEEDIAIVSVTHDEQMVDYADRAVRLVDGVIK from the coding sequence ATGAGCGTCATCGAACTCGAGCGGGTCGTCAAGCGGTATCGGAGCGGCGAGCAGACCGTCGAAGCGCTGAAGGGGATCGACTTCAGTGCCGCCCGTGGGGAGATGGTCACCATCATCGGGCCCTCGGGTTCGGGGAAGAGCACGTTACTCAACATGATCGGCCTGCTCGATACGCCGACGGAGGGCACAGTCCGGCTGAACGACCGCGTGGTGACCGACTTCACGATTGACGAACTCACGGAAGAGCGCCGTTCGGGGATTGGCTTCGTCTTCCAGGATTTCCACCTGCTCCCGATGCTCACCGCGCTCGAGAACGTCGAGCTCCCCTCGATGTGGAACACGTCGGTCGACCGCTGCGACCGGGCCCGGGACCTTCTCGAGCGAGTCGGACTCGGCGACCGGCTCGAGCACACGCCCGAACAGCTCTCGGGCGGCCAGCGCCAGCGGGTCGCCATCGCTCGCGCGCTGATCAACGAGCCCGAGATCCTCCTCGCGGACGAACCGACGGGAAATTTAGATCAGGACACCGGCCGGACGATCCTCGAGGAGATGACGCGGCTGAAGGAGGAGGAAGACATCGCGATCGTGTCGGTGACCCACGATGAGCAGATGGTTGACTACGCGGATCGAGCCGTTCGACTCGTCGACGGAGTGATCAAGTAA
- a CDS encoding CARDB domain-containing protein: MLLAAILVATSATAAAPASGSQPDIAVESVSVSADQLVAGDSETVTVTVANRQTSEKAVSLEEVFIRERGSYSNEDVYGRTSTSIGSISPGNSQDVPVELSIDKPGEYDLTVYATVEDDDGIEHRVSYPLDVTVTKAVIDWDISTTVQSSASGTEGDGEGEGDGNSNDNSEDVLAVDVNNFGTAPLEDAALNVTQGGEVIERALVGDIAAHSSATVEFDPDKFEPRPARFTLEYESVGGSYTDSMLRDLSDTLSDDIPGEIRLTGTETSQGVDGLTIQGEAANIGGTDVESVLVSVQNTERVSPTAPSGEYFVGSVDASEFATFELTADAQSEMSSVPIKIEYIVEDERVTTTQQVDIDAAGASAVGTNVQAAAANAERGPPGGTSGDGGLPLTTIGLAIAVLVIAGGGFTIYRWRNP; this comes from the coding sequence GTGCTTCTCGCTGCTATTCTCGTTGCTACGTCGGCGACGGCTGCCGCGCCAGCCAGCGGCTCCCAACCAGATATCGCCGTCGAATCAGTCTCCGTGTCGGCCGACCAACTGGTCGCAGGGGACAGCGAAACGGTCACTGTCACCGTTGCAAACCGGCAGACCAGCGAGAAAGCGGTCTCCCTCGAGGAAGTCTTCATCCGAGAACGTGGCAGCTATAGCAACGAGGACGTGTACGGTCGAACGTCCACGTCAATCGGTTCGATCTCGCCGGGCAACAGTCAGGACGTGCCGGTCGAACTCTCCATCGACAAGCCGGGTGAGTACGATCTGACCGTGTACGCGACGGTCGAAGACGACGACGGTATCGAACACCGTGTCAGTTACCCGCTGGACGTAACGGTCACGAAGGCGGTGATCGACTGGGACATCTCGACGACGGTCCAGTCGTCCGCGTCCGGGACTGAAGGCGATGGCGAGGGCGAGGGCGACGGCAATAGCAACGACAACAGCGAAGACGTACTCGCCGTCGACGTCAACAACTTCGGAACGGCGCCCCTCGAGGATGCCGCGCTGAACGTCACTCAGGGCGGCGAAGTTATCGAACGAGCGCTCGTGGGAGACATCGCCGCTCACTCGAGTGCGACCGTTGAGTTCGATCCCGATAAGTTCGAGCCGCGGCCCGCGCGGTTCACGCTCGAGTACGAGTCGGTAGGCGGATCGTACACGGACTCAATGTTGCGTGATCTTTCGGACACGCTCAGCGACGACATTCCGGGCGAGATTCGGTTGACCGGAACCGAAACGTCACAGGGCGTCGACGGCCTAACGATTCAGGGTGAAGCCGCGAATATTGGCGGTACGGACGTCGAGTCGGTGCTCGTGAGTGTCCAGAACACGGAACGCGTCTCGCCGACGGCTCCGTCCGGCGAGTACTTCGTCGGCTCGGTCGACGCTAGCGAGTTCGCCACCTTCGAGCTGACGGCGGACGCACAAAGCGAGATGTCGTCGGTCCCCATCAAGATCGAGTACATCGTCGAGGACGAACGGGTGACGACGACCCAGCAAGTGGATATCGACGCTGCGGGCGCGTCGGCAGTCGGAACGAACGTGCAAGCGGCCGCCGCGAACGCCGAACGGGGACCGCCCGGTGGAACGAGCGGTGACGGCGGACTGCCGCTGACCACGATCGGGCTCGCGATCGCCGTACTCGTCATCGCTGGGGGCGGCTTCACGATCTATCGCTGGCGCAACCCATGA
- a CDS encoding S1C family serine protease, with translation MPGANTDDSGTSAETSQSTANQSDANRDPPSNGDYASVYESAVDSVTQMETSSGQGTGFVYDESHLVTNAHVVGDATELDVRFRNGEWRSGTVVGTDVYSDLAAVRVDERPEYATPLPFIDGDPVVGEEVLVIGNPYGLDGTLTTGVVSGVNRSLPSSLGYDIPDAVQTDAAANPGNSGGPIVSLDGKVIAVINSGGGDNIAFGISAALAQRVVPSLIENGEYDHAYMGVSLATVTPAIAEPNDLENPRGVIVERVRSGGPSDGVLQPSTGTAVVDGTRVPTGGDIIVALDGTEIASLEELSSYLALETSPDETISVTVIRDGQEQSVELTLGTRPRPRV, from the coding sequence ATGCCAGGCGCAAACACGGACGACAGCGGGACGAGCGCCGAGACATCGCAGTCGACGGCCAATCAATCAGATGCGAACCGGGATCCGCCGTCGAACGGGGACTACGCGTCGGTGTACGAATCGGCCGTCGACTCGGTCACCCAGATGGAAACGTCGTCCGGGCAGGGGACGGGGTTCGTCTACGACGAATCGCACCTCGTGACGAACGCCCACGTCGTCGGGGACGCGACCGAACTCGACGTCCGGTTCCGGAACGGCGAGTGGCGGTCGGGGACGGTCGTCGGCACCGACGTCTACAGCGACCTCGCCGCGGTCCGGGTCGACGAGCGGCCGGAGTACGCGACGCCCCTGCCGTTCATCGACGGCGACCCGGTCGTCGGCGAGGAAGTGCTGGTCATCGGCAATCCCTACGGGCTCGACGGCACGCTCACGACAGGCGTTGTCAGCGGCGTCAACCGGTCGCTCCCGAGTTCGCTAGGCTACGACATCCCCGACGCGGTCCAGACCGACGCCGCGGCGAACCCCGGCAACAGCGGCGGTCCGATCGTCTCGCTGGACGGGAAGGTGATCGCCGTCATCAACTCCGGCGGCGGCGACAACATCGCCTTCGGCATCTCCGCGGCGCTCGCACAGCGGGTCGTCCCCTCGCTCATCGAGAACGGCGAGTACGACCACGCGTACATGGGCGTCTCGCTCGCGACCGTGACGCCGGCTATCGCCGAGCCCAACGACCTCGAGAATCCCCGCGGCGTGATCGTCGAGCGCGTCCGGTCCGGCGGGCCGTCCGACGGCGTGCTGCAACCGAGCACCGGAACCGCAGTCGTCGACGGAACGCGGGTGCCGACGGGCGGCGATATCATCGTCGCGCTGGACGGAACTGAGATCGCTTCGCTGGAAGAACTCTCGAGCTACCTGGCGCTCGAGACGAGTCCGGACGAGACGATTTCGGTGACGGTCATCCGCGATGGACAGGAGCAATCGGTGGAACTGACCCTCGGCACGCGACCGCGGCCGCGGGTCTAA
- a CDS encoding HalOD1 output domain-containing protein — protein MERRIDDGRSVWTIVRAVADVRGVDPLELPPLGEHFDADALDRLLAAADEVMVTFDYAGCAVRATPTRVTVRQQGPRVGGR, from the coding sequence ATGGAGCGACGAATTGACGACGGACGGTCGGTTTGGACGATCGTTCGCGCCGTGGCGGACGTCAGAGGTGTCGATCCGCTCGAGTTGCCGCCGCTGGGGGAGCACTTCGATGCGGATGCGCTCGACCGGCTCCTCGCTGCCGCCGACGAGGTGATGGTCACGTTCGACTACGCGGGCTGTGCCGTGCGGGCGACGCCGACCCGAGTGACGGTCCGCCAGCAGGGGCCGCGTGTCGGGGGCCGGTGA
- a CDS encoding winged helix-turn-helix domain-containing protein produces the protein MRQLLWWLIGGSRGGHNRLRIVRTLQERPMNTNQLAEDLDLNYKTVQHHLEVLEENDIVTTQGDNYGQLYFLSDRMEQNLDILEEIVEQADIDPDPTDQ, from the coding sequence ATGCGCCAGCTCCTGTGGTGGCTCATCGGCGGTTCCCGGGGCGGGCACAACCGCCTTCGAATCGTCCGGACGCTACAGGAGCGGCCGATGAACACGAACCAGTTGGCCGAGGACCTCGATCTGAACTACAAGACGGTCCAGCACCACCTCGAGGTGCTCGAGGAGAACGACATCGTCACGACGCAGGGCGACAACTACGGTCAGCTGTACTTCTTGTCGGATCGCATGGAACAGAACCTCGACATCCTGGAGGAGATCGTCGAGCAAGCGGATATCGACCCTGATCCCACCGACCAATGA
- a CDS encoding phosphotransferase family protein → MTEHERIAATLKPYADEPTVVRELHDVPPYRVYEVRLDGRRAVLKRDAHPRGHAADEGRVHEYVAQRTEAPVPDVIAVGDDHYVTAWSDTIAQTPETLDVNWARAAGAWLGALHDDTVGAFDGYGRPRDSGSGLELEGHSDWVDALMAKIDYHRAYLEEFGYADTADAVLQFLRTHPHALDGAGEPVLCHGDVHPEHVASVGETTAAIDFEHALVAPAEYDYWRTAIPYLEMRDDVDDAVRRAFRDGYEFVRSLPADLESQHPIYRAITGVAFLESVFLQRNVAPERRPAVADRLREAVSDALVDCRDASS, encoded by the coding sequence ATGACCGAACACGAACGCATCGCAGCAACGCTCAAGCCGTACGCCGACGAGCCGACCGTCGTCCGCGAGTTACACGACGTCCCGCCCTACCGCGTCTACGAGGTTCGGCTCGATGGTCGTCGAGCCGTCCTGAAACGCGACGCCCATCCGCGAGGGCACGCCGCCGACGAAGGACGGGTCCACGAGTACGTCGCTCAACGCACTGAAGCACCGGTTCCCGACGTCATTGCCGTCGGCGACGACCACTACGTCACGGCATGGTCCGACACGATCGCACAGACGCCCGAGACGCTCGACGTGAACTGGGCTCGAGCAGCCGGTGCCTGGCTCGGAGCCCTACACGACGACACAGTCGGCGCGTTCGACGGTTACGGACGGCCTCGAGACAGCGGCTCGGGGCTCGAACTCGAGGGCCACAGTGACTGGGTCGACGCCCTGATGGCGAAGATCGACTACCATCGCGCGTACCTCGAGGAGTTCGGCTACGCAGATACCGCGGACGCTGTCCTGCAGTTTCTGCGGACGCATCCGCACGCGCTCGACGGCGCCGGCGAGCCCGTGCTCTGTCACGGTGACGTCCATCCCGAGCACGTCGCATCGGTGGGGGAGACGACCGCGGCCATCGACTTCGAACACGCGCTCGTCGCCCCGGCCGAGTACGACTACTGGCGAACGGCGATTCCGTACCTCGAGATGCGCGACGACGTCGACGACGCAGTACGACGCGCGTTTCGCGACGGCTACGAATTCGTCCGCTCGCTCCCTGCTGACCTCGAGTCTCAGCACCCGATCTATCGCGCGATCACCGGCGTCGCGTTCCTCGAGTCGGTCTTCCTCCAGCGAAACGTCGCCCCGGAGCGACGCCCGGCTGTCGCTGATCGATTGCGCGAGGCCGTCTCCGATGCGCTCGTAGACTGCCGCGACGCGAGTTCCTGA
- a CDS encoding M24 family metallopeptidase, whose protein sequence is MNVDPDLSPLREAVASAGADGYLIDDDATDSDQRYVSGFTAPDPYQTLVTDDGVHLLVSGLEYGRATAESGADTVTRRAAYDYQQLVAEHGPHDGKIRMLEAFLEDQGVETVAVPRNFPTGTADGLRDRGVDVTVESEGVVEEIRATKTDWEVDQIHQTQRANEAAMARAEELIATADIAEDGTLVHDGEPLTSEFVAEEIEVTLLRHGCSLDETIVACGADAADPHDRGSGPLEADELIVIDIFPKDKETGYFGDMTRTFARGDPSDEARRRYDVTREAFEAALEAIEPGATGADVHGAACDVIEEAGYETLRSDPSTETGFIHSTGHGVGLDIHEQPSVSPSGGDLEPGHVVTIEPGIYDPDVGGVRIEDLVVVTEDGYENLTDYRVGLEPVAESD, encoded by the coding sequence ATGAACGTCGATCCCGATCTGTCCCCGCTCCGCGAGGCCGTCGCGTCGGCCGGTGCGGACGGCTACCTCATCGACGACGACGCGACGGACTCCGACCAGCGGTACGTCTCCGGCTTCACGGCGCCGGACCCCTACCAGACGCTCGTCACCGACGACGGCGTCCACCTGCTCGTCTCCGGCCTCGAGTACGGTCGGGCGACCGCCGAAAGCGGCGCAGACACGGTTACGCGCCGCGCCGCCTACGACTACCAACAACTCGTCGCGGAACACGGCCCGCACGACGGGAAGATCCGGATGCTCGAGGCCTTCCTCGAAGACCAGGGCGTCGAGACGGTCGCCGTCCCGCGGAACTTCCCGACGGGAACCGCGGACGGACTGCGCGACCGGGGCGTCGACGTCACGGTCGAATCCGAGGGCGTCGTCGAGGAGATCCGCGCGACCAAGACCGACTGGGAAGTCGACCAGATTCACCAGACCCAGCGGGCCAACGAAGCCGCGATGGCTCGCGCCGAGGAACTGATCGCGACCGCCGATATCGCGGAGGACGGCACGCTCGTCCACGACGGCGAGCCGCTCACCAGCGAGTTCGTCGCCGAGGAGATCGAAGTCACGCTCCTGCGTCACGGCTGCAGCCTCGACGAGACGATCGTCGCCTGCGGCGCCGACGCCGCTGATCCCCACGATCGGGGCAGCGGCCCGCTCGAGGCGGACGAACTGATCGTGATCGACATCTTCCCGAAGGACAAGGAGACGGGATATTTCGGCGACATGACCCGGACCTTCGCTCGCGGCGACCCGAGCGACGAGGCCCGACGGCGGTACGACGTAACGCGGGAAGCCTTCGAGGCCGCCCTCGAGGCGATCGAACCCGGCGCGACGGGCGCGGACGTCCACGGCGCGGCCTGCGACGTGATCGAAGAGGCCGGCTACGAGACGCTGCGCAGCGACCCGAGCACCGAGACGGGCTTTATCCACAGCACCGGCCACGGCGTCGGGCTGGATATCCACGAACAGCCGAGCGTCTCCCCGTCGGGCGGCGATCTCGAGCCGGGCCACGTCGTCACGATCGAGCCGGGGATCTACGACCCCGACGTCGGCGGCGTCCGTATCGAGGATCTGGTCGTCGTCACCGAGGACGGCTACGAGAACCTGACCGACTACCGCGTGGGTCTCGAGCCGGTCGCCGAGTCCGACTAA
- a CDS encoding LolA family protein: MRRRRLLTAGAAALAGCVSVPGSDADADADDPSSDALLREAIETRAGLTDLAATRRVQLETPTTSAGRTERVFSRPPAAKRIEVVDSTDPQEPADSVAVTNRTVTWEYDPERNVVEKQFHPNKTDTDRTRLILEKLRESYRLEYAGTETVDDREAHAIEARSPLEETGPAIELVVGDSVYAIPLDPSTDLEELSISRTVLIDDEHRYPVGERNVVRDGDDELLHRTAVTYADLAIDEGVPAGTFTYDPPADAEIEREGTEPDGVFDSLEAAADAVPYDLPDPAVPDSFVLDRVTVVERSEKFGTTATLWYTDPGVNGRELFVAVREVQRFNPDSSALEEIEADGMAVPAYHQDGRLETIFWTCEDGNGTSGLSYRVASPAIDEREPLLEIASSIGCS; encoded by the coding sequence ATGCGACGTCGACGGCTCCTGACGGCGGGCGCGGCCGCGCTTGCGGGATGCGTTAGCGTTCCCGGGAGCGACGCCGATGCCGACGCTGACGACCCCTCGAGCGACGCGCTCCTGCGGGAGGCCATCGAAACCCGCGCCGGGCTGACCGACCTCGCGGCGACACGCCGGGTGCAACTCGAGACGCCGACGACGTCCGCCGGTCGGACCGAGCGCGTGTTCTCGCGCCCGCCGGCCGCGAAGCGCATCGAGGTCGTCGACTCGACCGACCCGCAGGAGCCGGCGGACTCGGTCGCGGTCACCAATCGGACGGTCACCTGGGAGTACGACCCCGAGCGGAACGTCGTCGAGAAGCAGTTCCACCCCAACAAGACCGATACCGATCGGACGCGGCTCATCCTCGAGAAACTGCGCGAGTCGTACCGGCTCGAGTACGCCGGTACCGAGACCGTCGACGACCGCGAGGCCCACGCAATCGAGGCGCGGTCGCCGCTCGAGGAGACGGGCCCGGCGATCGAACTCGTCGTCGGCGACTCGGTGTACGCGATTCCGCTGGATCCCTCGACCGACCTCGAGGAACTGTCGATCAGCCGGACCGTGCTGATCGACGACGAGCACCGCTACCCGGTCGGCGAGCGAAACGTGGTTCGCGACGGCGACGACGAACTCCTCCACCGGACGGCGGTCACCTACGCGGACCTGGCGATCGACGAGGGGGTGCCCGCGGGAACGTTCACGTACGACCCGCCGGCCGACGCCGAGATCGAACGGGAGGGAACCGAGCCCGACGGCGTCTTCGACTCGCTCGAGGCGGCCGCGGACGCCGTCCCCTACGACCTGCCCGACCCGGCGGTCCCCGACTCCTTCGTCCTCGATCGGGTCACCGTCGTCGAGCGGTCCGAAAAGTTCGGCACGACCGCAACCCTGTGGTACACCGATCCCGGCGTGAACGGCCGCGAACTGTTCGTTGCCGTCCGCGAGGTCCAGCGATTCAATCCTGATTCGAGCGCGCTCGAGGAGATCGAGGCCGACGGGATGGCGGTCCCGGCCTATCATCAGGACGGGCGGCTCGAGACGATCTTCTGGACGTGCGAGGACGGGAACGGAACGTCGGGGCTGAGTTATCGGGTCGCCAGTCCCGCGATCGACGAGCGGGAACCGCTGCTCGAGATCGCGTCCTCGATCGGCTGTTCGTAA